Proteins encoded by one window of Salmonirosea aquatica:
- a CDS encoding sugar phosphate isomerase/epimerase family protein, translating into MPQLAAFPKAFMQELCKTGTMQVSEWIELASKLDIDGLEWYAGFLEMADEANWSLFRHDVEARRLVIPMLCCSPDFTHPDADFRQREIEKQLRWIDMTHALGGTYCRVLSGQRRPELSLDEGVELAAQCIEACLPYAQERGITLILENHYKDDFWEYPEFAQKMDVFCQLVERIDHPNFGVNYDPSNTFLAGEDPLELLYRVSHRVVTMHASDRYLIEGTIEDLRNEEGGAVGYAKRLRHGEIGKGLNDYDAIFTELKRVGFNGWISIEDGVEGMEQLERSVSFLRKKMAEYWPEG; encoded by the coding sequence ATGCCTCAACTCGCGGCTTTTCCCAAGGCTTTCATGCAGGAACTCTGCAAAACGGGTACCATGCAGGTATCCGAATGGATCGAACTCGCCAGTAAGCTAGACATCGATGGCCTGGAATGGTACGCGGGATTTCTGGAAATGGCCGACGAAGCCAACTGGTCCCTTTTCCGGCACGATGTGGAGGCGCGCCGCCTGGTGATTCCCATGCTCTGCTGTTCGCCCGATTTTACGCATCCCGATGCCGATTTTCGCCAGCGTGAAATTGAAAAACAGCTGCGTTGGATTGATATGACTCATGCTCTGGGGGGTACCTACTGCCGGGTACTGTCCGGGCAACGCCGTCCCGAACTTTCGCTGGATGAGGGTGTGGAACTGGCGGCGCAATGCATCGAAGCCTGCCTGCCCTACGCCCAGGAGCGCGGGATTACGCTGATTCTGGAAAATCATTATAAAGATGACTTTTGGGAATACCCCGAATTTGCCCAGAAAATGGACGTGTTCTGTCAGCTTGTTGAGCGCATCGATCATCCCAATTTTGGGGTGAATTACGACCCCAGCAATACGTTTCTGGCGGGCGAAGATCCGTTGGAGCTGCTCTACCGGGTTTCGCACCGTGTGGTGACCATGCACGCCAGCGATCGGTACCTTATCGAGGGTACCATTGAAGATTTGCGCAACGAAGAAGGTGGGGCGGTCGGCTATGCCAAACGCCTCCGCCACGGCGAAATTGGGAAAGGCCTTAACGACTATGATGCCATTTTTACTGAATTGAAGCGGGTAGGTTTCAACGGCTGGATCAGCATCGAAGATGGCGTCGAGGGTATGGAACAACTTGAAAGAAGCGTGTCTTTCCTGCGAAAAAAAATGGCCGAGTACTGGCCGGAAGGGTAG
- a CDS encoding SDR family NAD(P)-dependent oxidoreductase, whose protein sequence is MRLAGKVILVTGGCTGIGRAIAKRCAEEGAKLVVNGLEEEVGKELVRELGSEKATLLSADITRPEVPDQLVQRALGTFGRLDAVVNNAAYIDFSNIKTTNAALMHQMFAVNAIAPVAIIQAALPYLSEARGCVLNIGSVNAWCGDPNLLAYSMSKGALMTMTRNLGDVLFREYGVRVNQVNPGWVLTGKEKEIKRKQGAPEDWFTKVPPVFAPAGRLLAPEEIAAAAVYWLSDESGPVSGQVVDLAQYPFIGRNLPEKLPSPI, encoded by the coding sequence ATGCGACTGGCCGGAAAAGTGATTTTGGTGACGGGTGGTTGTACGGGCATTGGCCGGGCCATCGCAAAACGTTGTGCCGAGGAAGGGGCGAAACTGGTGGTCAATGGCCTGGAAGAAGAGGTAGGAAAGGAATTGGTGCGGGAACTAGGTAGTGAAAAAGCTACCCTGCTCAGCGCCGACATTACCCGCCCCGAGGTACCTGACCAACTGGTTCAGCGCGCCTTAGGTACCTTCGGGCGGCTTGATGCGGTGGTTAACAACGCGGCCTACATTGATTTTTCCAATATAAAAACTACTAACGCCGCGCTTATGCACCAGATGTTCGCTGTGAATGCCATTGCGCCAGTAGCCATTATTCAGGCCGCTTTGCCCTACCTCAGCGAGGCTCGGGGATGCGTGCTTAATATTGGTTCGGTCAACGCCTGGTGCGGTGACCCGAATCTGCTGGCGTATAGTATGTCTAAAGGCGCTTTGATGACCATGACGCGCAACTTGGGCGATGTACTCTTTCGGGAGTACGGCGTTCGGGTCAATCAGGTCAATCCGGGTTGGGTCCTGACGGGCAAGGAAAAAGAAATCAAACGTAAGCAAGGCGCGCCGGAGGACTGGTTCACGAAGGTACCCCCGGTATTTGCCCCGGCGGGACGGCTGCTGGCTCCTGAAGAAATCGCGGCGGCGGCGGTGTACTGGCTGTCGGACGAAAGCGGTCCCGTGAGCGGGCAGGTCGTGGATCTGGCCCAGTATCCTTTTATCGGCCGGAATTTACCCGAAAAACTCCCATCCCCAATTTAG
- a CDS encoding zinc-binding dehydrogenase, translated as MKSAAVVNYAPEKGSVEIREISRPTIGEDEVLLEVANVGVCGSDLHQWTADHSWAVNYPVVLGHEFGGHIAELGSRVQTWREGDRVVSETAAVIDPASPLSRQGLYNLDPTRKGFGYGVNGAMTRYVKVPARCLHRVPDALPFEQACLTEPCSVAYNAVVGNSKVRPGDRVMVLGPGTIGILCAAMARLCGAEVAIVGLEADRGRLEIARQYGCEPLIGDASEWAFRADGLGADCVIDAAGVSATLQVALKLVRPNGHITKVGWGPQPMNFSLDTLVQKNVTLQGSFSHNWPIWEKVLSLLTSGQLDVRPIIGGVWPVMEWHAAFEAMHSGQVVKSILKPV; from the coding sequence ATGAAATCAGCCGCTGTTGTCAATTATGCGCCCGAAAAAGGGAGCGTCGAAATCCGGGAAATTTCCAGACCTACCATCGGAGAAGACGAAGTACTGCTGGAAGTGGCCAATGTCGGCGTCTGCGGCAGCGACCTCCACCAATGGACCGCCGACCACAGCTGGGCGGTCAACTACCCCGTGGTTCTGGGGCACGAATTCGGTGGGCACATTGCGGAGTTGGGTAGTCGGGTGCAAACCTGGCGCGAAGGCGACCGGGTAGTAAGCGAAACCGCCGCCGTTATTGATCCGGCCAGTCCGCTATCCCGGCAGGGGCTTTATAATCTGGACCCCACCCGCAAGGGCTTTGGCTACGGCGTCAACGGAGCCATGACGCGCTACGTGAAGGTACCCGCGCGCTGCCTGCACCGCGTGCCCGACGCTCTGCCCTTTGAGCAGGCTTGCCTTACCGAGCCCTGCTCGGTAGCCTACAACGCTGTGGTGGGCAATTCGAAGGTGCGGCCCGGCGACCGAGTGATGGTACTCGGGCCGGGTACCATCGGAATTCTGTGCGCCGCCATGGCGCGCCTGTGCGGAGCCGAGGTAGCCATTGTGGGCCTGGAAGCCGACCGGGGTCGGCTGGAAATAGCCCGGCAGTACGGCTGCGAACCCCTGATCGGCGATGCCAGCGAGTGGGCTTTCCGGGCCGATGGCCTGGGGGCCGATTGCGTCATCGACGCCGCTGGGGTGAGTGCTACCCTGCAGGTAGCCCTGAAACTCGTGCGGCCTAACGGCCACATCACCAAGGTAGGTTGGGGGCCGCAACCGATGAACTTTTCACTGGACACGCTGGTGCAGAAAAACGTGACCCTACAGGGAAGTTTCAGCCACAACTGGCCCATTTGGGAGAAAGTACTCTCCCTGCTGACCAGCGGACAACTGGATGTACGTCCGATTATCGGCGGCGTGTGGCCGGTGATGGAATGGCATGCGGCTTTCGAGGCCATGCATTCGGGCCAGGTAGTCAAGAGTATTCTCAAGCCTGTATAA
- a CDS encoding amidohydrolase family protein — MRKLVWTLLGMFALSTAGMAQQTFPRNGAYDERPGRYAFTNATIVVDPQNTIAKGTLLVENGKIVDAGTNVKIPKGTVITDLKGKYIYPSLIELDSDYGMPEVKRASGGRRTGQQLESNKKGAYGWNQSIQPEVLASELFTPDAKKSADLRKYGWGTLLVHPHDGIVRGTGALVTPTDESANAALLQSKVSAHYSLDKGSSSQSYPASLMGSVALLRQTYYDADWFAKGGSATETNLSLTAFNQIKSLPSFFETTDKLGVLRADKIGDEFGIQYIIKGGGDEYQRIDEVKATGAPLIVPLNFPAAPDVEDPWDAEIVTLAELKSWEMAPSNPAALAKAGITFAFTADGLKNKGDFWTNLRKAIEFGLTKEQALEAITLTPARLAKVDDKLGSLKKGKVANFLITSDELFSEDNIIYENWIQGKKFIVNDLNAADLRGNYDLTMNGKSAMQMRVTGKSAKPDYQLTASDTIKISPKVTVNGEQVTITYQPDKKNPGTVRLSGYINGRDIQGQGTLPDGAPIEWSAVLRDTPATATATSDTVKTGKPTPKQPTPGDMGKLIYPFVAYGNETLPKAETILVKNATVWTNEGEGIMENTDVLVQNGKIARIGKNIAAPSGGRTIDGTGKHLTSGIIDEHSHIALLAINEGGQTSSAEVRQSDVINSEDVNIYRQLAGGVTTSQLLHGSANSIGGQSAVIKLKWGEMPANLWLPEAKYIKFALGENVKQSNWGDAARSRFPQTRMGVEQVFFDHFIRAKEYDKAWKDYNSLRNKANATAPRRDLELDALAEILNKERFITCHSYVQSEINMLMNVADSLGFKVNTFTHILEGYKVADKMAKHGVGGSTFSDWWAYKMEVKEAIPYNAALMSREGVVVAINSDDAEMARRLNQEAAKTMEFGGMNEQDAWKMVTLNPAKLLHLDNRIGSIKAGKDADLVLWNNHPLSIYARPDFTMIEGAIYFDNKADQEKQAALAKEKARIIQKALAAKSKGAPTAKPEGRTPGLMHCDS, encoded by the coding sequence ATGAGAAAATTGGTCTGGACGTTGCTGGGAATGTTTGCCTTATCTACGGCGGGCATGGCTCAGCAAACGTTCCCCCGCAACGGGGCGTACGACGAACGCCCCGGGCGCTACGCATTTACCAATGCGACTATCGTGGTTGATCCCCAAAACACGATTGCCAAAGGCACTCTTCTGGTCGAGAACGGCAAAATTGTGGATGCCGGTACCAACGTTAAAATCCCAAAGGGTACCGTCATTACGGACCTGAAGGGCAAGTACATCTACCCTTCCCTCATCGAACTGGACTCCGACTATGGCATGCCCGAAGTGAAGCGCGCCTCGGGCGGGCGGCGTACCGGCCAGCAGCTGGAATCCAACAAAAAAGGAGCCTACGGTTGGAACCAGTCCATCCAGCCTGAAGTGTTGGCTTCGGAGCTTTTTACCCCCGACGCCAAAAAATCGGCCGATTTACGCAAATATGGCTGGGGTACCTTGCTGGTCCACCCGCACGATGGCATCGTGCGTGGTACGGGCGCGTTGGTGACGCCCACGGATGAGTCGGCCAATGCGGCTTTGCTGCAGTCGAAAGTTTCGGCTCACTACTCACTTGACAAAGGCAGTTCGTCGCAAAGCTACCCTGCCTCACTGATGGGCAGTGTGGCCTTACTCCGTCAGACCTATTATGATGCCGACTGGTTTGCCAAGGGAGGGAGTGCTACCGAAACCAACCTATCGCTGACCGCATTTAATCAGATCAAATCCCTTCCCTCTTTCTTCGAAACTACGGATAAACTTGGTGTGCTACGGGCTGACAAAATCGGTGATGAGTTTGGTATCCAATACATTATAAAAGGCGGAGGCGACGAGTACCAGCGCATTGATGAAGTGAAAGCTACGGGTGCGCCCCTGATTGTTCCACTTAATTTTCCGGCAGCCCCCGATGTGGAAGACCCCTGGGATGCCGAAATCGTAACCTTAGCCGAATTGAAGAGCTGGGAAATGGCTCCTTCCAACCCAGCCGCGCTGGCCAAAGCCGGGATCACTTTTGCTTTTACTGCCGATGGTTTGAAAAACAAAGGCGATTTCTGGACAAACCTCCGCAAGGCCATCGAATTTGGACTTACCAAAGAACAGGCGCTGGAAGCCATTACCCTTACTCCCGCCCGGCTGGCCAAAGTCGACGATAAGCTGGGTAGTCTGAAAAAGGGTAAAGTGGCTAACTTCCTTATTACTTCCGACGAGCTTTTTTCCGAGGATAACATCATCTACGAAAACTGGATTCAGGGCAAGAAATTTATCGTGAATGACCTGAATGCCGCGGACTTGCGGGGCAACTACGACCTGACCATGAATGGCAAGTCGGCCATGCAAATGCGGGTTACCGGAAAATCAGCTAAACCCGATTATCAGCTCACAGCAAGCGATACGATCAAAATCAGTCCCAAAGTGACAGTCAATGGCGAACAGGTGACGATCACCTACCAGCCTGATAAGAAAAACCCCGGCACGGTGCGGCTGAGCGGCTACATCAACGGTCGGGACATTCAGGGGCAGGGTACCCTACCCGATGGAGCGCCCATCGAATGGTCGGCGGTGCTACGGGACACCCCCGCCACGGCTACGGCCACTTCCGATACGGTCAAAACGGGTAAACCTACCCCCAAACAACCCACGCCGGGAGATATGGGCAAGCTGATCTACCCATTTGTGGCTTATGGAAACGAAACCCTACCCAAAGCCGAAACGATACTGGTCAAAAACGCCACCGTATGGACCAACGAGGGTGAGGGAATCATGGAAAATACGGACGTGCTGGTACAGAATGGAAAAATCGCCCGGATTGGAAAAAACATCGCAGCACCTTCAGGAGGCCGGACGATCGACGGTACGGGCAAGCATTTGACTTCCGGGATTATTGACGAGCATTCGCACATTGCCCTGCTGGCCATCAACGAAGGCGGCCAAACCAGTTCGGCGGAGGTACGGCAAAGCGATGTGATCAACTCGGAAGACGTGAACATCTACCGGCAGCTGGCGGGCGGCGTTACCACTTCACAGCTACTTCACGGCTCGGCGAACTCCATCGGCGGTCAAAGCGCGGTGATCAAACTGAAATGGGGCGAGATGCCCGCCAATCTATGGTTGCCCGAAGCGAAGTACATCAAATTTGCCTTGGGTGAAAATGTGAAGCAATCCAACTGGGGCGATGCGGCGCGATCGCGCTTTCCCCAAACCCGCATGGGGGTGGAGCAGGTGTTTTTCGATCATTTCATTCGGGCCAAAGAATACGACAAAGCCTGGAAGGACTACAACAGCCTGCGCAACAAAGCCAACGCCACCGCCCCGCGCCGGGATTTGGAACTGGACGCCCTAGCCGAAATCCTGAACAAGGAGCGCTTTATCACTTGCCACTCCTATGTGCAATCGGAGATCAATATGCTGATGAATGTGGCCGATTCGCTGGGCTTTAAAGTGAACACCTTCACGCATATTCTGGAAGGCTACAAGGTAGCTGACAAAATGGCCAAGCATGGCGTAGGTGGTTCTACATTTTCAGACTGGTGGGCCTACAAGATGGAAGTAAAAGAAGCTATTCCTTACAACGCCGCCCTCATGTCCCGTGAAGGCGTCGTGGTAGCTATTAACTCGGACGATGCCGAAATGGCCCGCCGTCTGAATCAGGAAGCCGCCAAGACCATGGAATTCGGCGGTATGAATGAGCAGGACGCCTGGAAAATGGTAACGCTGAACCCCGCCAAACTGCTGCACCTGGATAACCGCATCGGTAGCATCAAGGCGGGCAAGGATGCGGATCTGGTGCTGTGGAACAACCATCCTCTGTCGATTTATGCCCGCCCCGACTTTACCATGATCGAAGGTGCCATTTATTTTGACAACAAGGCCGATCAGGAAAAACAGGCCGCTCTCGCCAAAGAGAAGGCCCGCATCATTCAGAAGGCGCTGGCTGCTAAATCCAAGGGTGCACCTACGGCCAAACCGGAGGGACGTACCCCAGGACTGATGCATTGCGACAGTTAG
- a CDS encoding amidohydrolase family protein: MKHLVLAFLALLPFGLQAQNPAPATPQSRPIVLTGATIHVGNGQVIQNGVIAFDKGLITSIGPASTTVDRAASEVIDLTGKHVFPGVIAMGTTVGIQEIASVRATLDFEEIGDINPHVRSLVAYSTDSEVIPTLRTSGILLAQSVPQGGTVSGSSSVFNTDGWNWEDAVVKKDDGIWLTWPPYLARSFDFETFSVSTKKNEKRLDVIRTLESTFADAQAYAELTNPDLTNLRMKAMKGLFDNTQNLYIRASYAKDIVDAVKFAQRYGIKKVVIAGGDEAIKVASFLKDNNVPVVLGATHRLPSRPDDAVYAPYEQPAKLHRAGVKVAISYDDEWWRVRNLPFLAGTAAGFGDISKEEALQFVTRNPAEIMGIDKQVGTLEKGKQATLLVTTGDLLDMRGDVVEHAFIKGAKVNLDNKQKRLYEKYKEKYGQN, from the coding sequence ATGAAACACTTAGTTCTCGCCTTCCTGGCCCTGCTACCTTTCGGTTTGCAGGCTCAGAACCCGGCTCCGGCGACGCCGCAATCCAGACCCATTGTCCTCACAGGAGCTACCATTCACGTGGGTAACGGGCAGGTTATTCAAAATGGTGTTATTGCTTTCGATAAAGGACTCATTACCAGCATTGGTCCCGCCTCAACTACGGTAGACCGGGCTGCTTCCGAAGTGATCGACCTCACCGGAAAGCATGTTTTTCCCGGCGTCATTGCCATGGGTACCACCGTCGGTATTCAGGAAATCGCCTCCGTTCGTGCCACGCTGGATTTTGAAGAAATCGGCGACATCAATCCACATGTGCGCTCACTGGTAGCCTACAGTACCGACTCGGAGGTGATTCCTACCCTCCGCACGAGCGGAATCCTACTGGCCCAGTCCGTGCCGCAGGGCGGCACGGTGTCGGGATCTTCTTCGGTATTCAACACCGACGGCTGGAACTGGGAAGATGCCGTAGTAAAAAAGGACGACGGAATCTGGCTGACCTGGCCCCCCTATCTCGCCCGAAGCTTTGATTTTGAGACTTTTTCGGTAAGCACGAAGAAAAACGAAAAAAGACTGGATGTGATCCGTACGCTGGAAAGTACCTTCGCCGACGCTCAGGCCTACGCAGAGCTGACCAATCCGGACCTGACCAACCTGCGCATGAAGGCCATGAAAGGTCTATTTGACAATACGCAAAACCTGTACATCCGGGCTTCCTATGCGAAAGACATCGTGGACGCAGTGAAATTCGCCCAGCGGTATGGGATAAAGAAAGTGGTGATTGCGGGTGGAGACGAGGCCATTAAAGTGGCTTCGTTTCTCAAAGACAACAACGTACCGGTAGTACTGGGTGCTACACACCGCCTTCCGAGTCGCCCCGATGACGCGGTATATGCGCCCTACGAGCAGCCCGCCAAATTGCACCGGGCGGGTGTTAAAGTGGCCATTAGCTATGACGACGAATGGTGGCGGGTACGCAACCTACCCTTTCTGGCGGGTACCGCCGCGGGTTTTGGCGATATCTCGAAGGAAGAAGCCTTGCAGTTTGTAACCCGGAATCCTGCCGAGATTATGGGGATAGACAAGCAGGTAGGTACCCTGGAAAAAGGAAAACAAGCCACGCTCCTGGTTACGACGGGCGACCTGCTGGACATGCGGGGCGATGTGGTCGAGCATGCCTTTATCAAAGGGGCCAAAGTCAACCTGGATAATAAACAGAAGCGCCTGTACGAGAAGTATAAGGAAAAGTACGGGCAGAATTAG
- a CDS encoding CvfB family protein, with product MLFIGKYNTLTIARSTDFGLFLEDVQGDEVLLPNRYVTDDMQIDDSITVFVYNDSEDRPVATTEKPYIVRNEFAYLKCVDVNSKGAFLDWGLSKDLFVPFREQPFPLREGESYIVYLYLDRTTDRLLASCKINKYLDNERLTVAEGDEVDLLVWERTELGYNVIVNQYHKGLVYHNEIFKNINVGDQLKGYVKKIRPENRLDISLEKVGVERFDPLNERILAALRDNNGFLPLHDDSTPEAIYEGLEMSKRNFKKSIGNLLKKGKIRFEENGIRLV from the coding sequence ATGCTTTTTATTGGAAAATACAATACCCTGACCATTGCCCGTAGTACCGACTTCGGGCTTTTTTTGGAAGATGTGCAGGGCGACGAAGTACTGCTTCCCAATCGCTACGTCACCGACGATATGCAGATTGACGATTCCATTACGGTATTTGTCTACAACGACTCCGAAGATCGTCCGGTGGCTACTACCGAAAAGCCCTACATTGTCCGTAATGAATTCGCCTATCTCAAATGTGTGGATGTCAACAGCAAGGGCGCGTTCCTGGATTGGGGGCTGAGCAAAGATCTGTTTGTACCCTTCCGGGAGCAGCCGTTTCCCCTGCGCGAGGGGGAAAGCTACATTGTTTATCTGTACCTCGATCGCACGACCGACCGACTGCTAGCTTCCTGCAAAATCAATAAGTACCTCGACAATGAGCGACTGACCGTTGCGGAAGGTGACGAAGTGGATCTGCTGGTCTGGGAACGTACGGAGCTAGGATACAATGTGATCGTCAATCAATATCACAAAGGATTGGTGTATCACAACGAGATATTCAAGAATATCAACGTAGGCGATCAGCTTAAGGGGTACGTCAAGAAAATTCGGCCGGAGAACAGGCTGGATATTTCGCTGGAAAAGGTAGGTGTGGAGCGCTTCGATCCGCTGAACGAACGGATTCTGGCCGCGCTGCGTGACAATAACGGATTCTTGCCCCTGCATGACGACAGTACCCCTGAGGCAATTTACGAAGGACTGGAAATGAGTAAACGAAACTTCAAAAAGTCGATTGGGAATTTATTGAAGAAAGGCAAAATCCGGTTTGAAGAAAACGGGATTCGGCTGGTGTAA
- a CDS encoding chorismate-binding protein — protein MLEIHSVPEIGIPTYQAESLWSAALALGFPAAVWRLPNRNEINLLISLGGDTQRKKTDLETLLASFVVHPFRESEDSYVLEGDLIFTYSENSVLKNVVNKLGDEHPTVKVLFDQVTRSNPVSERDTLVRPASDPRQVQESDESEHFKALVAEAVAAIKAGEFAKIVLSRTKKKSYSADFQPYQAFNRLQGTYPSAFVSLVSLPERNELWLGASPETLVSVDANAIFRTTSLAGTQAALDAEGVLIPAGEVRWGQKEIQEQALVSRYIVECFKKIRLREYYESGPKTVRAGNLYHLRTDFEVHTAALNFPELGTVMLELLHPTSAVCGTPKEAALRFIEAAEGYDRSLYSGYLGPVNVDQESALFVNLRTVRLSEGEATLYAGAGITEDSDPQREWEETEMKCQTLLAVLT, from the coding sequence ATGCTTGAAATTCATTCAGTACCCGAAATCGGGATTCCTACCTACCAGGCCGAGTCGCTCTGGAGCGCCGCCCTGGCCCTTGGATTCCCTGCGGCGGTATGGCGGCTCCCCAATCGCAACGAAATCAATCTCTTAATATCATTAGGTGGCGACACCCAGCGGAAAAAGACGGATCTGGAAACGCTGCTCGCCAGTTTTGTCGTTCATCCCTTTCGGGAGAGCGAAGATAGCTATGTACTAGAGGGCGATCTGATTTTTACCTACTCCGAAAATTCAGTCCTGAAAAATGTGGTAAACAAGCTGGGGGACGAGCATCCGACGGTCAAAGTTCTTTTTGACCAGGTAACCCGATCGAATCCCGTATCTGAAAGAGACACGCTGGTTCGACCGGCTTCGGACCCACGGCAGGTACAGGAATCCGACGAATCGGAACACTTTAAGGCCCTAGTTGCCGAAGCAGTAGCGGCTATTAAAGCCGGGGAATTTGCCAAAATTGTGCTTTCCCGAACCAAGAAAAAATCATATTCTGCGGATTTTCAACCCTATCAGGCATTTAACCGACTGCAGGGTACCTACCCTTCGGCGTTTGTTTCGCTGGTCAGCCTGCCCGAGCGTAATGAACTGTGGCTTGGTGCTTCGCCTGAAACGCTGGTATCGGTAGATGCCAACGCAATTTTCCGTACCACGTCCCTGGCCGGTACCCAAGCCGCCCTGGACGCGGAGGGGGTACTTATTCCGGCGGGTGAAGTGCGCTGGGGGCAAAAGGAAATTCAGGAACAAGCGCTGGTGAGCCGCTACATTGTGGAGTGTTTTAAGAAAATACGGCTGCGTGAATACTACGAAAGCGGCCCTAAAACAGTAAGGGCAGGCAATCTCTACCATTTGCGTACCGATTTTGAGGTACACACGGCTGCTTTGAATTTTCCCGAACTGGGTACTGTGATGCTGGAACTCCTGCATCCAACTTCTGCTGTGTGTGGTACCCCCAAGGAAGCCGCCCTGCGTTTTATCGAGGCGGCTGAGGGGTACGACCGCTCGCTGTATAGCGGGTACCTTGGGCCGGTAAATGTAGATCAGGAATCGGCGTTATTCGTGAATTTGCGTACGGTGCGGCTGTCCGAAGGGGAGGCTACCCTGTATGCCGGAGCGGGCATCACCGAAGATTCTGATCCGCAGCGCGAATGGGAAGAAACCGAAATGAAATGCCAGACCTTACTGGCTGTCCTGACCTGA
- a CDS encoding hotdog fold thioesterase produces the protein MFNKSFTLEFLRSFNPKTINTQLGIEFTEIGDDFITARMPVDHRTHQPFGILHGGASVVLAESLGSVASLLCLKDPERQRAVGLEISANHIRSVKEGWVYGRVTPLHVGRTTHVWDIRITNESGKLVCVSRLTVAVIEAD, from the coding sequence ATGTTTAACAAGTCCTTCACGCTGGAATTTCTCAGGAGTTTCAATCCGAAGACCATTAATACTCAACTCGGTATCGAATTTACCGAGATTGGCGATGACTTTATCACGGCTCGCATGCCGGTCGACCACCGTACCCATCAACCTTTCGGAATCCTGCATGGCGGGGCTTCGGTGGTGCTAGCGGAGTCGCTGGGCAGCGTAGCTTCCCTGTTATGTCTGAAAGATCCTGAAAGACAGCGGGCGGTGGGGCTGGAAATCAGCGCCAACCATATAAGGTCGGTAAAAGAGGGGTGGGTGTACGGCCGGGTGACGCCCCTGCATGTCGGGCGAACCACGCACGTGTGGGACATTCGAATAACGAACGAGTCGGGCAAATTGGTCTGCGTGAGCCGTCTGACGGTTGCAGTTATTGAAGCAGATTAG
- a CDS encoding histidine phosphatase family protein, translating into MKSKTIYLIRHGETDYNRQGIVQGSGVNSELNEWGKAQAEAFFDTYQHVPFDKVYTSALQRTVQSVQGFIDLGIPHESHAGLNEISWGCREGSIPNSMDNAYYRDLILSWQSGQVDNPCEEGESPADVRARQKPVVDLILSRTHERTILISMHGRAIRILMTLLFNEPLTAMDKYEHSNLCLYRMKYLYSENRFILETANDITHLLSLDIPHN; encoded by the coding sequence TTGAAAAGTAAAACGATCTACCTGATCCGGCACGGTGAAACGGACTACAACCGCCAGGGTATTGTACAAGGCAGCGGTGTAAACTCCGAATTGAACGAATGGGGCAAGGCTCAGGCCGAAGCTTTTTTTGATACCTACCAGCATGTACCTTTCGATAAAGTGTACACCTCAGCCCTACAGCGCACGGTCCAGTCCGTGCAGGGATTCATCGACCTGGGCATCCCGCACGAGAGCCACGCGGGGCTGAACGAAATCAGCTGGGGCTGCCGCGAAGGTAGTATCCCCAATAGCATGGACAACGCCTACTACCGCGACCTGATTCTGTCCTGGCAGAGCGGTCAGGTTGACAATCCCTGCGAGGAGGGTGAAAGCCCCGCCGATGTACGCGCCCGCCAAAAACCCGTCGTGGACCTTATCCTGTCCCGCACCCACGAACGCACAATTCTGATCTCTATGCATGGGCGGGCAATCCGTATTCTGATGACACTACTGTTTAATGAGCCTCTCACGGCCATGGACAAGTACGAGCACAGCAACCTGTGCCTATACCGGATGAAGTACCTGTATTCAGAAAACCGTTTTATCCTCGAGACGGCCAACGATATCACCCATTTGCTTTCCCTGGATATTCCGCATAACTAA